The window TTCCCTGCATCATACGGTCCGTCGGGGAGCTTGAAAAGCTGGAGCTCTCGCTCATTGAAAATATCCAGAGGAAAGACCTGAATCCGATCGAGCGCGCTTATGCCTACCGCAAGCTCATTGATGAATTTTCGCTTTCCCACGATGAGGCGGCCAAACGCCTCGGGAAGTCAAGGCCTGTGGTGACAAACACCCTGCGTTATTTGCAGCTTCCCAGCGATATCCAGATGTCGTTGGCTGAAGGGAGAATCTCCGAAGGGCAGGCAAAGACCATTTTAGAGTTTAAAAACGAGGCAGAACAGCATGAACTCTACCGCCGTATTGTGGAAGATAAGCTTACCGTCGCAGACGCGCGCACGTTCACCGCGCGCCGGGGAGCGGGGGATAAGCGGCGGAGGGGTGATCAGCACATCGCATCTGCGACTGCGGTTGAATCTGCATTGGAAGAGAGATTGGGCACGAAGGTGCGGATACGGAAGAAGGGGAAGGGAGGGGATATTGTGATTGAATTTTATTCGGAAGAGGAATTTGCTGCCTTAGTGAATAAACTGTTAAATTGTTAAACTGTTATATTGTCATATTACCCATGTAACAGTGTAGTAATGCGATATTAGGTTTTGCGGGAGAAAAGATTGAAGAGGTTGAGGCGGCGCTGGCGGCGGATATAATCCTGGATTTTTTCACGCGCCATCTTTGTCTGTACGATAGTGATCCAATCCTCGCTCGGGCCTTTCCGGTTTTTATCCTGAATAATTTGGACCATGTCGCCGCTCTTGAGGCTTGAGCCAAGCGTGGCGATTTTTTCATTGATATACGCCCCGCCCGCATGGTGCCCCAGTTCCGTGTGGATATGGTAGGCAAAATCAATGGGGGTCGCCCCTTCAGGGAGGTTGATGACGTCTCCTTTGGGAGTAAACACAAAGATACGGTCCCGAAAAAGAGTGATTTTCAAATTCTCCACATACGTTTCGTCGCTGGTAAACTCCTTTTGCAGGCTGATGATTTTCTGGAGCCACTCAAGATGCTCTTTGGGTATTTTTTTGCCAGTTCCCGCTTCCTTGCTGTACCAATGGGCGGCGATCCCATATTCAGCGAAGTCATGCATGGCTTCGGTGCGTATCTGGAATTCCACCACCTGTCCTTCGTCGTTAAAAATGGTGGTATGGAGCGACTGGTAGCCGTTGGGTTTCGGCTGGGCGATATAGTCCTTGATCCTGCCCGGCATGGGGCGCCATCGCGCATGGAGGAGGCCTAATACCTGGTAGCAATCTTTCATCTCTTTGACTATGATGCGGATGGCGACCAAATCATAAATCTTATTCAGGTCGCGGTCTTTCTTAAGAAGTTTTTTATAAAGGGAAAAGAAATGTTTTACTCTGCCATGGACCGACTCGGCGGCGACATGGTTCGTGTCAAGCAGTTTCTTCACTTCATGTATCATCTTATCGGTAATCTTGGCCTTAGTGGCCATCGGCTCTGCGGCGATTTTTTTTAGCCATTCATATTCTTCAGGGTACGCAAACGGGAACGCGAGGTCTTCCAGCTCGCTGCGGAGTTCCCCCATGCCGAGGCGGTTTGCGGTAGGGGCATAGATTTCAATGCTTTCTTGGGCGATGCGCTGCTGCTTGACGGGAGAGAGCGCGTAAAGCGTGTGCAAATTATTGATGCGGTCCGCAAATTTGATAAAGATTACGCGCACGTCTTTTGCGATGGCCACAAACATTTTACGCAGATTTTCCGCATAGCGTTCCATCCCTCTATATTTGATTTTGCCGAGTTTGGTGACCCCGTCCACCA of the Patescibacteria group bacterium genome contains:
- a CDS encoding ParB/RepB/Spo0J family partition protein translates to MPDQLKGSGLGRGLSSLIPRKKTAPRVPDLAAPAPWDAAQSGEEMAAEAGQQQILELSPREIIANPYQPRRDWVEDSHFLDLIESIKKHGILQPLVVTRNSQGKHELVAGERRLRAAKKLNLSRVPCIIRSVGELEKLELSLIENIQRKDLNPIERAYAYRKLIDEFSLSHDEAAKRLGKSRPVVTNTLRYLQLPSDIQMSLAEGRISEGQAKTILEFKNEAEQHELYRRIVEDKLTVADARTFTARRGAGDKRRRGDQHIASATAVESALEERLGTKVRIRKKGKGGDIVIEFYSEEEFAALVNKLLNC
- a CDS encoding RelA/SpoT family protein, producing the protein MNLKNLLHEIKKLHPEADLARVERAFEFMQKAHEGQKRLSGDPYYMHPLQIAIRLAQMDMDLPTIIAGLLHDVPENTAVTLEEIRREFGEEVARLVDGVTKLGKIKYRGMERYAENLRKMFVAIAKDVRVIFIKFADRINNLHTLYALSPVKQQRIAQESIEIYAPTANRLGMGELRSELEDLAFPFAYPEEYEWLKKIAAEPMATKAKITDKMIHEVKKLLDTNHVAAESVHGRVKHFFSLYKKLLKKDRDLNKIYDLVAIRIIVKEMKDCYQVLGLLHARWRPMPGRIKDYIAQPKPNGYQSLHTTIFNDEGQVVEFQIRTEAMHDFAEYGIAAHWYSKEAGTGKKIPKEHLEWLQKIISLQKEFTSDETYVENLKITLFRDRIFVFTPKGDVINLPEGATPIDFAYHIHTELGHHAGGAYINEKIATLGSSLKSGDMVQIIQDKNRKGPSEDWITIVQTKMAREKIQDYIRRQRRLNLFNLFSRKT